A DNA window from Pyrus communis chromosome 3, drPyrComm1.1, whole genome shotgun sequence contains the following coding sequences:
- the LOC137729070 gene encoding uncharacterized protein — translation MEMQVALPVPPVDFNFDSSACSSPYMTAPSSPTRFGNYFFSAPTSPTRASTFYSHFNDLSMDNNPRLSACTVPFKWEEKPGIPKSRASFSNDQNHHHEEDFEFDFSGQLEKASLPADELFDGGKIKPLKPPPRLQVGRNRGVHDQGPSSPSPRSPSPRASRLSQGRKLVQEVLSPRHHRKNHRTDDPFAAAMDETRKDEYENQEGRRGRERSASTHKKGSRSLSPLRVSDIMFEIQEDNAISSTAVNSNKASTSSAYSSFLSAISFSSKGNRKWKLKDLLLFRSASEGRATAGKDHLRKYAMLSPKTKSSSSVAEDVKNSSFRSTDSVGSVSSRRRGPVSAHELHYTANRAVTEEMRRKTFLPYKHGLLGCLGFNPGLHEISRGAFGSLTRGGGCR, via the coding sequence ATGGAGATGCAAGTAGCTCTTCCAGTTCCTCCGGTGGACTTCAACTTCGACAGCAGCGCCTGCTCCTCCCCTTACATGACCGCTCCTTCAAGCCCCACCAGATTTGGCAACTACTTCTTCAGCGCACCCACCAGTCCCACCCGTGCCTCCACCTTTTACAGCCACTTCAATGACCTCTCCATGGACAACAACCCTAGACTCTCAGCCTGCACAGTCCCTTTTAAGTGGGAAGAAAAACCCGGAATTCCGAAATCAAGAGCTAGCTTTAGTAACGATCAGAATCATCATCATGAGGAGGATTTTGAGTTCGACTTTAGTGGTCAGTTGGAGAAAGCTTCTTTGCCGGCGGACGAGCTCTTCGATGGCggcaagatcaagcctctaaaGCCGCCGCCTCGCTTACAAGTTGGGAGGAATAGAGGAGTACATGATCAAGGTCCCTCTAGTCCTTCACCGAGGTCACCGTCGCCAAGAGCGTCAAGACTATCCCAAGGAAGGAAACTAGTCCAAGAAGTTCTATCCCCGCGGCATCACAGAAAGAATCATCGTACTGATGACCCTTTCGCGGCTGCGATGGATGAGACACGAAAGGATGAGTATGAAAATCAAGAGGGAAGACGCGGGAGGGAAAGATCTGCCTCCACTCATAAAAAGGGAAGCAGATCTTTGTCTCCCTTGAGGGTGTCAGATATCATGTTCGAGATCCAAGAAGACAACGCGATTTCTTCAACAGCAGTCAACTCTAACAAGGCCTCTACTTCTTCAGCATACTCTTCGTTTTTATCAGCGATCTCGTTCTCATCGAAAGGAAACAGaaaatggaaattgaaagattTATTGTTGTTTCGGAGTGCATCAGAAGGCCGAGCCACAGCGGGCAAAGACCATTTGAGGAAGTATGCCATGTTGTCGCCCAAGACGAAGAGTAGTAGTAGCGTTGCGGAGGACGTGAAGAACTCGAGTTTCCGGTCCACTGACAGCGTGGGGTCGGTGAGCTCGAGGAGGAGAGGACCGGTTTCGGCGCACGAGTTGCATTACACCGCGAACCGGGCGGTTACGGAGGAGATGAGGAGGAAGACCTTCTTGCCTTACAAGCATGGGCTCTTGGGGTGCTTGGGGTTCAACCCTGGTTTGCACGAGATTTCCAGAGGTGCTTTTGGGTCTTTGACACGTGGTGGAGGGTGCAGATAA